The DNA region GATGGTGTTTGGCGAGAAGCGATAGTCGGCGCCGACGGCGGTGCCGAACGCCTGGCTTGTGGTGTTGTTCGAGCCGAGTCCGGCGTTGCCGTCAGTGGTCTGTGAGCCGCCGTAGGCCGCCGCCCACACGCTCCAGCGTGGATCGTAGCTCTCGGCAATCGGCGCCTTGCGATAGATCGCGGCAGCGGCGTCGCTGGTCGAACGCCTGGCGGCATAGGCCAGCGAGTTGTCGTCAGCGTAGGGCGTGGCGCCGGCCGGCATCGCCGTCGCGCCGCGGCCGTCGATGAAGGGATCGAGCATCGTGCCCATGAACTGGTTCATGGCGTTGAAGGTGGTCTGCTGCGATCCGGCGGCGGTCTCGCCGGAGAGCTGGGTCAGGCCGTTGAGGAGGTTGTCGCCCGACAGCTTGAAGATCGCGCTGAACGCGTTGGAGAGGTTGGCGCCGCCGAGCAGGCCGTTGTCGATCGCACCCGCGACTTTGCTGTGGTTGATGCTGGCGTTGGCCGGCAGGATCGGGGAGAGCAGGCCGGGATCGACCGACAGCAGCACGTCGTTGCCGACATAGCTCAGCACCGGATTACGGGCGAGGTTGTTGGCGAGTAGCAGGCTTGCCGAGCCGAACGTGCCGCTCAGCGTTCCCGCATTGACGATCGTGTAGGTGGTTTTCTTGCTGATCCGCTCGAGCGGATCGACGACGACGTTGCCGGCAAGGTTGGCGGTGCCGGTCACGATCGCCTTGTCGCTGATCGTGTTGGTGATCTGCACCAGATAGGTTGCCGCCGCCGTCATGGTCAGGCTCGCCATGGTGATCGTGCCGGGCGAATTGCCGGGCGACAGCGTGCCGCTGATCGTCGCGTTGCCGATGGTGCCATTGCCGCCGAGCGTGCCGGTCGGACCGACCGTGACGCTGGCGTTCGGCATCGCGCCGTTGAGGATGAACGCGCTGTCGACGTTGACCATCCCGGCAAAGTTCGAGTTGTTGCCGGTGAAGCTCCAGTTCGAACCTGCAAGAACCCCAAAATTGGCGAAGCCAGTGCCGAGTTTCGACAGGTCGAAGTTCCCCGCGGTCGTGCCGCCGAACTGCACGATACTGGTCCCGCTGCCGACGATGCTGCCGTTGAACACGGCGCCGGACTGCACTTGCAGCACGTCGTTGGTGCCGCCGAACTGCACCGCGGTGCCACCGGTGCCGGTGATGGTGCCGTTGGCGATCAGCGTGGTGGTGCCGCCCGACGTCGTGATGCCGCTGGTGCCGGTGACGAAGGTGCCGGTGGTGATGAAGATGTTGCCTGGTGTCGAGCGCGAGGCGGATATGCCGATGCCCGTGCTTTGCACGCCGGCCAGCGCGTCGATCCTGATGTCGCCGAGCCCGTCGCGCTGGGCGAAGATGCCGTAGCTGCCAGCGGCGAGGCCGTTCGCAATGACATTGCCTTCCGCGCGTAGCGCCAGCGTTGCGGCGTTGTCGGCACCATGGGTAATGATGCCGCTGATGCCGATCGCCGCCGCGCTGGTCGAGGTGGCGCTCACGGTCCCCTTGGTGACGAGGTCGATGCCGCCGAGTCCCGCGGTGATGGTCGAGAACCTGGAAATGCCGCGGCTCAGCGTGATGCCGGTCGCGGCGCCGTCCGAGGTCGCGGTCACGTCGCCATTGGCATGAACGGTCATGGTGCCGGTGTTGATGTTGGTCGGAGCAAAGCTGGTGCTCGAGGCGCTGATTCCGGTGGCCGTGCCGCCGGCGCCGATCGCGGTGGCTGTTACGGCACCGTCGGCGGTCAGCCGCGTCGCGGCCAGATTGTATTGTCCCACGCTGATGCCGACGACGTTCGACGCGGTGTCGCTGATCGACGTTGCCGTCACTGCGCCGTGCAGATTGAAGTCGACCGGGACCACGCCGGAGGCTCCGAGGGACGCTCCGGTCACATTTGCGACCTTGCCGGACGGCGTCATGCCGGTGACCGTGATCGATCCGTTGACGTTCAGCGCCGCCGAGCCGTTGCTGGATGTGCTTCCCAATCCGGCGGCAAGGCCGGCGACGCTGCCACCGGCCGAAGCGGAGGTGGAGGTCCTGGTGTCGAAGGTTCCGGAGATATCGCCATTGAAGGTCGCGGTGTTGGTGCCGCTGGCACCAGAGAAACTGACCGACGCCAGGGCGCCGTAGTAAGCCGTGTCCGGGCCGTTTCCCTTGGCAATATTGCCGTCCACGACGAGGCTGTTGTTGGCGCCGCCGCCGGACACGGAGAGCGTCCCGCCCGTGATGCCGCGTGTCCGCACCGTGTTGGTGCCGGAGCCGTAGTTCAGCAGGCTGACGTTGCCGGTGACATCCTGATTGAGCTTCACCGTGAACGCATTGGTGTTGGCTGAATTACTGGCCAGGAGGTTGATACCGCCAAGGACGCTCGCATTGGTGGTGAGATCGACGGTGCCGATGCCAGCATTCTGAAGATAGATGCCGCCGATGATCGCGCCGTTGGTGGTGACAGAAAGATTGCGCGCAGTTTGGCTGCTCTGTCCCATCCGGGCGTAGATCGCGCCGCCGGCTTGGGTTGTATTGCCGGTCACCGCGCCTGTGGCGATCGTGACGTCGGATTGGCTGCCGCTGGCGTCGACGAAGATTCCTGTGCCGTTCGGGGCCAGGATCTGGCTGCCAACCGTGTTGATGTTGACGCTCCCCCCCGGTCCTGCGCTCGAGACACTGATGCCGGTGCCAGCCGTGACCGTGCCGGCGGTCTGCGTAATCGAGACCGGACCGCTGCCATAAACATGGATCGCGTACCAGTTGGCGGTGACGTCGGCCGATCCCGTGTAGGTGATCGGGGCGCCGCTACCGAGAAGCTGGATGCCGTCGTACATCGATCCCGTAATGCCGGCAGGGTCGTTGTGATTGAACGTGATGCTGCCGGAGGCGCTTACGACCACGCCGCGGGAGTTGATCCCGGCGCCGGCGTTGACGTTCACGGTGAGATCGCCGTTGAAACTCGTGTTGAGCCCGCCGTCCGACGAATGCGCGGCGTCACAGACCACGTTCGCGGTGCCGACGCCCGAGCAGTAGATCGCCGCCTCGGCGGTGGAGGCCATCGCAATCAGTGAGGCCGAGCCGAGCAGCGCGCCGCGCCACATCGTCAGCTTGCCGCCGATGCCGATCATGACCTTGCCCCACGCCCCATTGTATCTGCATGTTTCTCGCGCAACGGTCGTGTGCTGTCTTCTCAGTGCGCGCATACCGTCGATCCAAAGCGCACCTCCCGCAGAAATGAACGCAGGTGTGGCCGCTCGGCACCATGCTGCACCGGCAGCGCCAGATCGGCTCCAGCGCAGTGCCGTCGGCCTAGAGTCCCGCAGCCCGGTACTCGCCCGGCGTCAGGCCCTCGGATGCGCTGAAGGTCCGGTAGAAAGTGGCGAGGCTGCCAAACCCGCAGGCGAGGGCGATATCGGCGATCGGCCGCGGCGGCTTTTCACAAAGCAGCCTGCGGCTCTCGCTCAAGCGCTGGGCCGGGACGGTTTGTGAGAAGCTCGCCCCGGTCGCTTCAAACAAAACGTGCAGGTAACGGACCGAGACGCCGAGTATGTCGGCGACCATCCCTGGCGACAGCGCCGGCTTCGCGAGATGGTGGGTGATCAGGCGGCGCGCCAGGCTGAGCCGGCCGACGCGCAGCGCCTGCTGGGCGCGGCGGCTGCCGGGCCTGATCGCGCCGCGCTCGATCAACGCGAGCTCCGCCACGATCTTGACCAGCGCAGGAATGCTCGCGGTGTCACCGGCCTCGGTGGCCTCCTTGAAATCGGCAAGACAGGCTTCGAGCAACCGCGCCCAGCCGCGATTGCTTGTCGTCGGAGAGCTCCGACGCGCAAGTGCGAGGGCTGCAGTCTGATCCACGCGCAGGTCCGCGGCATCGGCGGCAAGAGCGCGAGCCGGGCCGGTGGACGGCGTTTCCGGGCTGTGATCCTCATGCTTGCTGCGCATCGTGCATGACCCCTCGCTCTGCATCAGAGCGCGCGTCGCCGGTAAGGAAATTGGCTGTGCCGAGCCCGGGCGAAGCGCCAGCGCGGTTCTGGCGAAATCGACGGAAATTATCTTCTCAATGCGCGCAGGCTGATCAATTCGGTCCAACGGACGCGGGATCGCGCCACGATCGGCCGGGTCGTCGGTTTGTCCCATGTCAGCCATTCGAGACGCCTCCAAAGGTCTTGCGATGCAATATCTTATATTTCATATAATCGTGTAAAATATGAAATAGGTAACATCATGCGTCAAAACTTATCCACGGCCCGGCGAGATGGTCCGGCCGGTCCTGATGATCGAAGTCGAGAGGGTCTTGCTGATCGGCGACGGTCGCGCGCGGGCCGTCGTGCGGATTACTTCCGCTTCG from Bradyrhizobium sp. B124 includes:
- a CDS encoding autotransporter domain-containing protein; this translates as MIGIGGKLTMWRGALLGSASLIAMASTAEAAIYCSGVGTANVVCDAAHSSDGGLNTSFNGDLTVNVNAGAGINSRGVVVSASGSITFNHNDPAGITGSMYDGIQLLGSGAPITYTGSADVTANWYAIHVYGSGPVSITQTAGTVTAGTGISVSSAGPGGSVNINTVGSQILAPNGTGIFVDASGSQSDVTIATGAVTGNTTQAGGAIYARMGQSSQTARNLSVTTNGAIIGGIYLQNAGIGTVDLTTNASVLGGINLLASNSANTNAFTVKLNQDVTGNVSLLNYGSGTNTVRTRGITGGTLSVSGGGANNSLVVDGNIAKGNGPDTAYYGALASVSFSGASGTNTATFNGDISGTFDTRTSTSASAGGSVAGLAAGLGSTSSNGSAALNVNGSITVTGMTPSGKVANVTGASLGASGVVPVDFNLHGAVTATSISDTASNVVGISVGQYNLAATRLTADGAVTATAIGAGGTATGISASSTSFAPTNINTGTMTVHANGDVTATSDGAATGITLSRGISRFSTITAGLGGIDLVTKGTVSATSTSAAAIGISGIITHGADNAATLALRAEGNVIANGLAAGSYGIFAQRDGLGDIRIDALAGVQSTGIGISASRSTPGNIFITTGTFVTGTSGITTSGGTTTLIANGTITGTGGTAVQFGGTNDVLQVQSGAVFNGSIVGSGTSIVQFGGTTAGNFDLSKLGTGFANFGVLAGSNWSFTGNNSNFAGMVNVDSAFILNGAMPNASVTVGPTGTLGGNGTIGNATISGTLSPGNSPGTITMASLTMTAAATYLVQITNTISDKAIVTGTANLAGNVVVDPLERISKKTTYTIVNAGTLSGTFGSASLLLANNLARNPVLSYVGNDVLLSVDPGLLSPILPANASINHSKVAGAIDNGLLGGANLSNAFSAIFKLSGDNLLNGLTQLSGETAAGSQQTTFNAMNQFMGTMLDPFIDGRGATAMPAGATPYADDNSLAYAARRSTSDAAAAIYRKAPIAESYDPRWSVWAAAYGGSQTTDGNAGLGSNNTTSQAFGTAVGADYRFSPNTIAGFALAGGGTNFNVANGGGGRSDLFQAGAFVRRNVGAAYLAGALAYGWQDVTTDRTVTVGGLDRLRAEFNANAWSGRAEGGYRLVARWIGGVGITPYAAGQFTTFQLPGYAEQAIVGANTFALAYNAKSITDSRSELGLRADKSFALSNAVLTLRGRAAWSHDFNPDRSIAATFQALPGAGFVVSGAAQASDSALTTASAELKWANGWSALASFEGEFSSLTRSYAGKGAVRYAW
- a CDS encoding helix-turn-helix transcriptional regulator, producing MADMGQTDDPADRGAIPRPLDRIDQPARIEKIISVDFARTALALRPGSAQPISLPATRALMQSEGSCTMRSKHEDHSPETPSTGPARALAADAADLRVDQTAALALARRSSPTTSNRGWARLLEACLADFKEATEAGDTASIPALVKIVAELALIERGAIRPGSRRAQQALRVGRLSLARRLITHHLAKPALSPGMVADILGVSVRYLHVLFEATGASFSQTVPAQRLSESRRLLCEKPPRPIADIALACGFGSLATFYRTFSASEGLTPGEYRAAGL